In the genome of Colwellia sp. PAMC 21821, the window GACCATTTACAAAGTCTTTTCCATCTCCTGCAGCTGCATAAGTAGCGCTAGCTGTGATTGCTCCAATACCTAATATTTCATCTAAGCGAACACATATTTCATTTTCTTTATTCATCGTGTTTAAGCGAACTTCACACGCTTTAAACTTCACTTCTGTGACTTGAAATTCAAGCCATAACTCATTAAATATCTCCCGACTTAAATACGTTAACTCATTTGTCGCATCCTCTAAAATATCCGGCAGTTCATTGCGAATTGCAGAAATACCTTTATTGATGACAATGCCATATTCTCCTAACAAGCCTCGTACCTGACTTGCTAATGCTTTACGTTCTTTCTTTATGCGTTCACGTTGTCGATGGAAGTTTTGAATATCTTGTTGTTCTATCGATTTAATTGGCACAAACCTCATGGTCGGGCGTTGCGCTGCCTCTGCAATACCTTCGGCATCGTTATAATCATTTTTATTGCCTTTAACGAAGGGTTTTACATATTGAGGCGCAATAAGTTTTACT includes:
- a CDS encoding IS110 family transposase, giving the protein MKITTIGLDIAKSIFHMFAVNKNGRFVKKKQLRRKQVLSFMATLEPCLIVMEACGSANYWARKFIELGHQVKLIAPQYVKPFVKGNKNDYNDAEGIAEAAQRPTMRFVPIKSIEQQDIQNFHRQRERIKKERKALASQVRGLLGEYGIVINKGISAIRNELPDILEDATNELTYLSREIFNELWLEFQVTEVKFKACEVRLNTMNKENEICVRLDEILGIGAITASATYAAAGDGKDFVNGRHFSAWLGLVPGQHSTGGKATLLGISKRGNSYLRTLYIHGARAVLRHSENKTDRFSLWAQALKSRRGHNKACVAVANKIARMAWVIMAKGESYRPAI